In Stigmatopora nigra isolate UIUO_SnigA chromosome 2, RoL_Snig_1.1, whole genome shotgun sequence, a single window of DNA contains:
- the fbxo16 gene encoding F-box only protein 16 isoform X4: MNNKMPQAPKSPASPAKLQTRMSAWTPLNHSLSNSKVFEERRSLLAKWFDRWSDRQRKLVLHDFVKRCSKEQLRHVDVCVSRQLPLQAADFTCQLPRAICLYIFSFLDPRSLCRCARVSWHWKSMVELDQLWMPKCLRLGWFMSFSPSVFEQGVWKRHYVITVQEMLLTASSVKQQIPLPDVARVSNGQVDVSLGVSINEGLGGVSRSKLKRDKHLPAHPPWRDSDKHPKDIIRFNYLDNLDPVHMKSQSITFNKKEKPDEMGQKMLSETSYKLRKVKSLMFLTSNNSHQHSISPPSLHETPQLRPRWASQIRSYPATKEEGEILLRQGQWNAGKRPGPVRTAIPRLSMEALRASQRSNRSIPSVPLFEFQPWTLPLSLTQYED; this comes from the exons gtTTTTGAAGAGAGACGCAGTCTTCTGGCAAAATGG TTTGACAGGTGGTCTGACAGGCAGAGGAAGTTGGTATTGCACGATTTCGTCAAGAGATGCTCAAAGGAACAGCTCCGCCATGTCGACGTCTGTGTGAGTAGACAGCTCCCCTTGCAGGCTGCCGACTTCACATGCCAGCTACCGAGAGCCATCTGCCTCTATATTTTCTCCTTCCTGGACCCGCGGAGCCTCTGCCGTTGTGCTCGG GTGAGCTGGCATTGGAAAAGCATGGTGGAACTGGACCAACTGTGGATGCCAAAATGTCTTCGTCTTGGCTGGTTCATGAGCTTTTCCCCTTCAGTTTTTGAACAAGGAGTGTGGAAGAGACACTATGTCATCACTGTGCAGGAGATGTTGCTCACTGCATCAAGTGTCAAG CAGCAGATACCTCTTCCAGATGTAGCAAGAGTCAGCAATGGACAAGTTGACGTGTCACTAGGGGTCTCCATCAATGAGGGTCTTGGAGGGGTGTCCAGGAGCAAATTGAAAAGGGATAAGCATCTACCTGCCCACCCACCTTGGAGAGACTCTGATAAACATCCCAAGGACATCATCCGCTTCAATTACCTGGACAATTTAGATCCAGT GCACATGAAGAGCCAATCAATCACCTTCAATAAAAAGGAGAAACCAGATGAAATGGGACAGAAAATGTTGTCCGAGACGAGCTACAAACTGCGCAAAGTTAAATCACTG ATGTTCCTGACTTCCAACAATAGCCACCAGCATTCAAtttctcctccttctcttcATGAAACCCCCCAATTACGGCCTCGCTGGGCATCTCAAATTCGCAGCTACCCTGCCACCAAAGAGGAAGGTGAGATTCTATTGCGGCAGGGTCAGTGGAATGCCGGCAAGCGTCCGGGTCCAGTGAGGACAGCGATACCTAGGCTGAGCATGGAGGCATTGAGGGCATCCCAGCGATCAAATAGGAGCATTCCCA GTGTTCCTCTGTTTGAGTTTCAGCCATGGACTCTTCCTTTGTCACTGACACAATACGAGGACTGA
- the fbxo16 gene encoding F-box only protein 16 isoform X1, whose protein sequence is MNNKMPQAPKSPASPAKLQTRMSAWTPLNHSLSNSKVFEERRSLLAKWFDRWSDRQRKLVLHDFVKRCSKEQLRHVDVCVSRQLPLQAADFTCQLPRAICLYIFSFLDPRSLCRCARVSWHWKSMVELDQLWMPKCLRLGWFMSFSPSVFEQGVWKRHYVITVQEMLLTASSVKQQIPLPDVARVSNGQVDVSLGVSINEGLGGVSRSKLKRDKHLPAHPPWRDSDKHPKDIIRFNYLDNLDPVHMKSQSITFNKKEKPDEMGQKMLSETSYKLRKVKSLMFLTSNNSHQHSISPPSLHETPQLRPRWASQIRSYPATKEEGEILLRQGQWNAGKRPGPVRTAIPRLSMEALRASQRSNRSIPISAMDSSFVTDTIRGLNQNAIWRGN, encoded by the exons gtTTTTGAAGAGAGACGCAGTCTTCTGGCAAAATGG TTTGACAGGTGGTCTGACAGGCAGAGGAAGTTGGTATTGCACGATTTCGTCAAGAGATGCTCAAAGGAACAGCTCCGCCATGTCGACGTCTGTGTGAGTAGACAGCTCCCCTTGCAGGCTGCCGACTTCACATGCCAGCTACCGAGAGCCATCTGCCTCTATATTTTCTCCTTCCTGGACCCGCGGAGCCTCTGCCGTTGTGCTCGG GTGAGCTGGCATTGGAAAAGCATGGTGGAACTGGACCAACTGTGGATGCCAAAATGTCTTCGTCTTGGCTGGTTCATGAGCTTTTCCCCTTCAGTTTTTGAACAAGGAGTGTGGAAGAGACACTATGTCATCACTGTGCAGGAGATGTTGCTCACTGCATCAAGTGTCAAG CAGCAGATACCTCTTCCAGATGTAGCAAGAGTCAGCAATGGACAAGTTGACGTGTCACTAGGGGTCTCCATCAATGAGGGTCTTGGAGGGGTGTCCAGGAGCAAATTGAAAAGGGATAAGCATCTACCTGCCCACCCACCTTGGAGAGACTCTGATAAACATCCCAAGGACATCATCCGCTTCAATTACCTGGACAATTTAGATCCAGT GCACATGAAGAGCCAATCAATCACCTTCAATAAAAAGGAGAAACCAGATGAAATGGGACAGAAAATGTTGTCCGAGACGAGCTACAAACTGCGCAAAGTTAAATCACTG ATGTTCCTGACTTCCAACAATAGCCACCAGCATTCAAtttctcctccttctcttcATGAAACCCCCCAATTACGGCCTCGCTGGGCATCTCAAATTCGCAGCTACCCTGCCACCAAAGAGGAAGGTGAGATTCTATTGCGGCAGGGTCAGTGGAATGCCGGCAAGCGTCCGGGTCCAGTGAGGACAGCGATACCTAGGCTGAGCATGGAGGCATTGAGGGCATCCCAGCGATCAAATAGGAGCATTCCCA TTTCAGCCATGGACTCTTCCTTTGTCACTGACACAATACGAGGACTGAACCAAAACGCCATCTGGAGGGGAAACTAA
- the fam49a gene encoding CYFIP-related Rac1 interactor A isoform X1: protein MGNLLKVLTCTELEQGPNFFLDFENAQPTDCECEVWNQVNAVLQDSESILLGLQAYKGAGQEIRDAIQNPSDFMLQERAWNSVCPLVIKLKKFYSFSLRLEEALQSLLESLTCPPYTPTQHLEREQALAKQFAEILHFTLRFDELKMRIPAIQNDFSYYRRTISRNRINNMNLDIESEVNNEMANRMSLFYAEATPMLKTLSNATTNFVTENNTLPLENTTDCLSTMASVCKVMLETPEYTSRFSSEDTLLFCMRVMVGVIILYDHVHPNGAFNKSSKIDMKGCIKVLRDQPADNVEGLLNALKFTTKHLNDESTPKNIRTMLQ from the exons ATGGGGAATCTGTTAAAAGTACTCACTTGTACTGAGCTTGAACAGGGACCAAACTTTTTCCTTGACTTTGAAA ATGCACAGCCCACAGATTGTGAGTGTGAAGTGTGGAACCAGGTGAATGCCGTCCTACAAGATTCTGAAAGCATCTTGTTGGGTCTACAGGCATACAAGGGAGCTGGTCAGGAGATCAGAGAT GCAATTCAAAATCCAAGCGATTTCATGCTACAGGAGCGAGCCTGGAACTCCGTTTGCCCTCTGGTCATCAAACTCAAAAAGTTTTACAGTTTCTCTCTAAGACTTG AGGAAGCACTACAGAGTTTATTGGAGTCTCTGACCTGTCCACCTTATACACCCACCCAGCATCTGGAAAGAGAGCAGGCGCTAGCCAAACAGTTTGCAGAGATCCTGCACTTTACTCTACGTTTCGATGAGCTCAAG ATGAGGATTCCCGCCATCCAGAACGACTTCAGCTACTACAGAAGAACTATTAGTCGAAACCGGATAAACAACATGAAT TTGGATATTGAAAGTGAAGTAAATAACGAGATGGCAAATAGGATGTCTCTGTTTTATGCTGAAGCCACTCCAATGCTAAAAACACTCAGCAATGCAACAACAAACTTTGTGACTGAG AACAATACTCTTCCACTGGAAAACACAACAGACTGTCTGAGCACCATGGCCAGTGTCTGTAAAGTAATGTTGGAAACACC GGAATATACAAGTCGTTTCAGCAGCGAGGACACACTCCTATTTTGCATGAGGGTCATGGTCGGCGTCATCATTCTCTATGACCATGTTCACCCGAATGGTGCCTTTAACAAGTCCTCCAAGATCGAT ATGAAAGGCTGCATTAAAGTGCTCAGGGATCAACCTGCAGACAACGTAGAAGGCCTTCTAAATGCCCTCAA ATTCACAACTAAACACCTGAACGATGAGTCCACTCCTAAAAATATCAGGACGATGCTccagtaa
- the fam49a gene encoding CYFIP-related Rac1 interactor A isoform X2, which yields MGNLLKVLTREIENYPHFFLDFENAQPTDCECEVWNQVNAVLQDSESILLGLQAYKGAGQEIRDAIQNPSDFMLQERAWNSVCPLVIKLKKFYSFSLRLEEALQSLLESLTCPPYTPTQHLEREQALAKQFAEILHFTLRFDELKMRIPAIQNDFSYYRRTISRNRINNMNLDIESEVNNEMANRMSLFYAEATPMLKTLSNATTNFVTENNTLPLENTTDCLSTMASVCKVMLETPEYTSRFSSEDTLLFCMRVMVGVIILYDHVHPNGAFNKSSKIDMKGCIKVLRDQPADNVEGLLNALKFTTKHLNDESTPKNIRTMLQ from the exons ATGGGTAACCTGCTAAAAGTCCTTACAAGGGAAATAGAGAACTATCCACACTTTTTCCTGGACTTTGAAA ATGCACAGCCCACAGATTGTGAGTGTGAAGTGTGGAACCAGGTGAATGCCGTCCTACAAGATTCTGAAAGCATCTTGTTGGGTCTACAGGCATACAAGGGAGCTGGTCAGGAGATCAGAGAT GCAATTCAAAATCCAAGCGATTTCATGCTACAGGAGCGAGCCTGGAACTCCGTTTGCCCTCTGGTCATCAAACTCAAAAAGTTTTACAGTTTCTCTCTAAGACTTG AGGAAGCACTACAGAGTTTATTGGAGTCTCTGACCTGTCCACCTTATACACCCACCCAGCATCTGGAAAGAGAGCAGGCGCTAGCCAAACAGTTTGCAGAGATCCTGCACTTTACTCTACGTTTCGATGAGCTCAAG ATGAGGATTCCCGCCATCCAGAACGACTTCAGCTACTACAGAAGAACTATTAGTCGAAACCGGATAAACAACATGAAT TTGGATATTGAAAGTGAAGTAAATAACGAGATGGCAAATAGGATGTCTCTGTTTTATGCTGAAGCCACTCCAATGCTAAAAACACTCAGCAATGCAACAACAAACTTTGTGACTGAG AACAATACTCTTCCACTGGAAAACACAACAGACTGTCTGAGCACCATGGCCAGTGTCTGTAAAGTAATGTTGGAAACACC GGAATATACAAGTCGTTTCAGCAGCGAGGACACACTCCTATTTTGCATGAGGGTCATGGTCGGCGTCATCATTCTCTATGACCATGTTCACCCGAATGGTGCCTTTAACAAGTCCTCCAAGATCGAT ATGAAAGGCTGCATTAAAGTGCTCAGGGATCAACCTGCAGACAACGTAGAAGGCCTTCTAAATGCCCTCAA ATTCACAACTAAACACCTGAACGATGAGTCCACTCCTAAAAATATCAGGACGATGCTccagtaa